The sequence TTATTATTTGTGAGCACCTTGAGCAAGCCGTGATCCTGTCTGATGGCGCGTCGAATGGGTGCCATGCAGGCCACTATGCGAAAAGCGAAAGCCACGAGCAGCGTCGAATGGCCCTGCCTGCCCTGAGCGTGTCGAAGGGAGCAAGTCCCCGATAAAATGAGTGACGCGTCGAAGGGCGCCTGGATGGTAGCTTAGGTTACCCCTTTTCCCTATTCTGGAGTGGGGAGTGGAGTTGGTTTGGGGGCTAGAGATTCAATCCATCGGCCTGTACCCTAGGGCGCTTCTCTCGCGGTGTCGACCGCATATATAATTCATATTATCCTGAAAAATATTCTCTCGCGTGTTTGGAGGGGGGTTGATCCCCCCTCATACCCCTAAACTGCCTAGGATGCCCTCTATGGCACCTTCTCCTCTAAATCTGTAAAGGAGGAGGGTGGGGTTGGGGCCCGCAGGGACGCATTGGTGGACTTTTTGCGATCCCATCAACAATTAGTGTATACTGTATCTATTCGCTATGGATATGCATATATCTATTAAGTGATTGATATATTTGAATATTTATATATATTTTCTATTCATAGTGCCCTGGGCATGAGCCAGGCAACAGTATCTCGACTTATTAACTCTATAGGCAGCAGGGTCTTGAGGCTGGGGCGTGGAAAAGCAACTCTATATGCTATTGCCAGAGACGCAAGAGGCGATGGCCACGAATTTCCTGTATTCCGGGTAACTGAAACCGGAGATGTTGAACCTGTTGGTACTCTGCTTACAGTCCAGGGAAACCAGTATTGGTGGGCTCCAGTAGGCGCCAAAGGTGAACTGTTTAATCACTTGCCCTGGTTCATACAGGACATGCGTCCAGATGGTTTCATGGGGCGGGCATTTGCTCAAAGAGTCGGGCCGCAATTAAGGATTCCTGATCGATTGCAGTATTGGACAGATGAACACGTACTGGCAGCCCTTTCAACAAGGGGTGAAGATTTGATGGGAAATATTATTGTGGGCCAGGAATCGTTGGGGCGATATCTCGAAATGACGCGGCAGCCATGCGAGGCGATAAATGCGAATGAACGTTTAGAGACATATCCACGATTAGTAGAATCTGCATTGAAAGGGGATCCGCCAGGATCATCCGCTGCCGGGGAACAGCCGAAATTTGCCGCACTGATCCGAAACAATGGCGAGCTTAGACATGTACTTGTCAAGTTCTCTTCTTTGATCGCTACCCCAGTTGGCAGAAGATGGGCGGATTTGATCGTATGTGAACATCTTGCTCTCAATCTTATAAGTGAACGAGGAATTGATTCTGCCCCCAGTCAACTTCTTGAGACAGAAGACAGATACCTTTTGGAGGTAACCCGGTTTGATCGTCAAGGAAGATTTGGTCGACTCCCGATGTTATCTCTTTTTTCCATCGACGCCGAGTTTTTCGGGCACCTGGACAATTGGATCGCTGCTGCGTCCAGGCTAGAGAGCAGTGCGATGCTCTCTCGGGATGATGCTGCTGATCTACGGTGGCTGTCACTGTTTAGCAGTCTTATCGCGAACTCAGATCAGCATTTTGGAAATGTCTCATTGATAACGGAAGATGGAAGGAGACGTTTTTCTCTGGCACCTGCTTACGACATTCTTCCAATGCTATATAGACCTCAGGAAGATGATGTCCCAGGGAGACCATTTAAGCCGGGCATTGACATGGCTTCCGGAGCTTTAGACTTGTTTCCGGATGCCCTTGATTGGGCGATCAGATTTTGGGAAGAAGCTGCCGGAGACACTCGGATCACGGAAGGTTTTAGAGGGATCTGCAGGGAAAACCTGGTGGCTGTGCGCAACCTGGCTGGTGGTCCGCAACTTCTTTCATCGCGTTAGCGAGCCAATACTTCAACATAAGCTATGTTTTTCTTCGGGTAGTTGAGCAAAAATACGTTTAGAGAAAAAGCTTAAAAGGCTCACCAGGCAAAAGAAGTGCCCCCTCAAGAATGAAAAGCTTGTTGCGGCACCGTGGTGAAACCATCTTTCCGGAGAGGCAGTAGGGGTTATGACCGCCTAGTTTAGACTGGACTGGGATCGGCTCTATGAGGCATATTGCCAGATGACTCTTGATAGTTTCATGGGGATTCTAAATGTCATCCCACTTTAATGCGCAGCAATTTTGGTCCGCTTGGCCGGCAAAAGAAATTATAATGAATATCAAAAAGCCTGGCTGGCACATACAATAGTTAATTCGAATCCAAACTATGCAGAATAACAAAAAAAATATCATTTTGACCGGATTCATGGCAACCGGGAAGACCTCCGTTGGCAGGACCCTGGCGTCTCATCTCGGCTATGATTTTGTGGATACCGACCATCTGATCGAAGCAAAGACAGGCATGACAATTGCTGAATTTTTCCAGGAAAAAGGCGAGGCGGCTTTCCGAAAAATGGAGGCGGATCTTGCCCGGGAGCTCGCGGATAAAAGCGGCATGGTCATTGCCACCGGTGGCCGATTCATGCTGGATGGTGACAACGCAGCCGTACTGGGCAAAAGCGGCCGGGTATTCTGTCTGGTGGCGACACCAGAGGAGATCCTCAAGCGGGCCGAGAGCGATCACCATGTTCGCCCGTTGCTTCAGGTACCCAACCCTCTTGAGCATATCGTCGAACTCCTGCAGCAGCGAAGGAAGGGATACAGTAAGTTTGCCCAATTTGTCACCTCTGAAAAAAACCCGGAAACCGTTGCCGAAGATCTTGTGGGGATTATA comes from bacterium and encodes:
- the yjjJ gene encoding type II toxin-antitoxin system HipA family toxin YjjJ, whose amino-acid sequence is MIDIFEYLYIFSIHSALGMSQATVSRLINSIGSRVLRLGRGKATLYAIARDARGDGHEFPVFRVTETGDVEPVGTLLTVQGNQYWWAPVGAKGELFNHLPWFIQDMRPDGFMGRAFAQRVGPQLRIPDRLQYWTDEHVLAALSTRGEDLMGNIIVGQESLGRYLEMTRQPCEAINANERLETYPRLVESALKGDPPGSSAAGEQPKFAALIRNNGELRHVLVKFSSLIATPVGRRWADLIVCEHLALNLISERGIDSAPSQLLETEDRYLLEVTRFDRQGRFGRLPMLSLFSIDAEFFGHLDNWIAAASRLESSAMLSRDDAADLRWLSLFSSLIANSDQHFGNVSLITEDGRRRFSLAPAYDILPMLYRPQEDDVPGRPFKPGIDMASGALDLFPDALDWAIRFWEEAAGDTRITEGFRGICRENLVAVRNLAGGPQLLSSR